In Denticeps clupeoides chromosome 1, fDenClu1.1, whole genome shotgun sequence, a single window of DNA contains:
- the LOC114798459 gene encoding uncharacterized protein LOC114798459: protein MTIGKSSKKVKLPRTPSFLDRSGGFYGRLDETEAVGLEGSKAEPTPLPAWEVKEEHGVFDFNQGMMEDDGATLLTRKPSRRSGRWSRRSSKRSTVSQEKEYQSAGRDMETPACLDGSLVPTQSKGVSSAQGPEPTVVHFSITEEADDQVLIRGRKWESVEEKKKRKDGKTGTGEGLEVEKRNTLKNYRKALDRAFRRGWETFITNLYSVTLTPVTSAETSSSAKSRQIHNSALVDYR from the exons ATGACTATCGGAAAGAGTTCCAAGAAGGTCAAGCTTCCCCGAACCCCTTCATTTCTGGACAGGAGCGGTGGATTCTATGGTCGTCTTGATGAGACAGAGGCAGTAGGTCTGGAGGGGAGCAAAGCTGAGCCTACACCCCTACCAGCATGGGAGGTGAAAGAGGAGCACGGAGTGTTTGACTTCAACCAGGGCATGATGGAGGACGATGGCGCCACCCTGCTGACAAGGAAACCGAGCCGCCGCAGTGGTcgctggagcaggaggagctccAAGAGGTCCACAGTCTCTCAGGAGAAGGAGTACCAGAGCGCAGGAAGAGACATGGAGACCCCTGCCTGCCTGGATGGAAGTCTAGTCCCGACTCAAAGCAAAGGAGTTTCATCGGCTCAGGGACCAGAGCCCACGGTGGTCCACTTCTCAATCACTGAGGAGGCTGATGACCAAGTGCTCATCCGTGGAAGGAAATGGGAGTCGgtggaagaaaagaagaaaagaaaagatggaAAGACAGGCACAGGAGAAGGGCTGGAGGTTGAGAAGAGAAACACGTTAAAGAACTACCGAAAG GCACTGGATCGGGCTTTCAGACGGGGGTGGGAAACCTTCATCACCAACCTGTACAGCGTGACACTCACACCGGTGACATCAGCAGAGACGTCATCATCTGCAAAATCTAGACAGATTCACAACTCTGCACTGGTGGACTACAGATAA
- the arl2 gene encoding ADP-ribosylation factor-like protein 2 has product MGLLTILKKMKQKEREMRLLMLGLDNAGKTTILKKFNGEDVSTISPTLGFNIKTLEHRGFKLNIWDVGGQKSLRSYWRNYFESTDGLVWVVDSADRLRLEDCRQELSALLLEERLAGATLLVFANKQDLPGALSKDAIKEALGLDDIQTHHWCIMGCSAITGENLLSGVDWLLDDIAARIFTAD; this is encoded by the exons ATGGGGTTGCTGACGATATTGAAGAAGATGAAGCAGAAGGAGCGCGAGATGCGGCTGCTCATGCT CGGGCTGGACAATGCGGGGAAAACCACCATCCTGAAGAAGTTCAACGGCGAGGACGTGAGCACCATCTCCCCAACGCTGGGGTTTAACATAAAGACGCTGGAGCACAGGGG GTTCAAGCTGAACATCTGGGACGTCGGAGGCCAGAAGTCCCTGCGCTCGTACTGGAGGAACTACTTCGAGAGCACCGACGGCCTGGTGTGGGTTGTGGACAGTGCAGACCGACTCCGGCTGGAGGACTGCAGGCAGGAGCTCAGTGCACTCTTACTGGAGGAG AGGCTGGCTGGAGCCACTCTGCTCGTCTTCGCCAACAAGCAGGACCTTCCGGGAGCCTTGTCTAAAGATGCCATCAAGGAG GCGTTGGGATTGGACGACATACAGACCCACCACTGGTGCATCATGGGATGCAGCGCTATCACCGGCGAGAACCTGCTGTCCGGTGTGGACTGGCTGCTGGACGATATTGCTGCTCGCATATTTACTGCAGACTAG
- the b3gat3 gene encoding galactosylgalactosylxylosylprotein 3-beta-glucuronosyltransferase 3, with amino-acid sequence MRMKLKLKTVFLLYFVVSLLGLFYALMQLGQHCDCTDQLLLKDRTVSQLRRELQKLQEAFRKPSESEKLSKNPSLPTIYVVTPTYARLVQKAELTRLSLTLLHVPRLHWIVVEDSPQPTPLVRDLLAVSGLAYTHLHVPTPKDMKLQEKDPTWLKPRGVEQRNEAMRWLREMAAAAAVEQAVVYFADDDNTYSLKVFEEMRFTQRVSVWPVGLVGGMRYEGPVVENGKVVRFHTGWRPSRPFPIDMAGFAVSLRLVVAHPGARFDRSAQIGFLESSLLQGLVTMKELEPKADMCTKILVWHTRTEKPKIKREEIMQKQGMGSDLNVEV; translated from the exons atgaggatgaagcTGAAGCTGAAGACCGTGTTCCTGCTCTATTTCGTGGTGTCGCTGCTGGGACTCTTTTATGCGCTAATGCAGCTGG GTCAGCACTGTGATTGCACCGACCAGCTTCTGCTGAAGGACAGAACTGTATCGCAGCTGCGGCGGGAGCTGCAGAAGCTGCAGGAAGCCTTCAGAAAGCCTTCAGAGTCGGAGAAGCTCTCCAAGAACCCCTCACTGCCCACCATTTATGTCGTCACACCCACTTATGCCAG ACTGGTGCAGAAAGCGGAACTCACGCGGCTCTCGCTGACGCTGCTCCACGTGCCCCGGCTCCACTGGATTGTGGTGGAGGACTCGCCGCAGCCCACACCGCTGGTCAGGGACCTCCTGGCTGTGTCGGGCCTGGCCTACACGCACCTGCACGTGCCGACGCCCAAAGACATGAAGCTCCAGGAGAAGGACCCCACCTGGCTGAAGCCGCGCGGGGTGGAGCAGCGGAACGAGGCCATGCGGTGGCTCAGGGAGATGGCGGCGGCTGCCGCGGTCGAGCAGGCGGTGGTGTACTTCGCCGACGACGACAACACTTACAGCCTGAAGGTCTTTGAGGAG ATGCGCTTCACCCAGCGCGTGTCCGTGTGGCCGGTGGGCCTGGTCGGGGGAATGCGGTACGAGGGCCCGGTGGTGGAGAACGGAAAGGTGGTCCGATTCCACACGGGCTGGAGGCCCAGCCGGCCCTTCCCCATCGACATGGCCGGCTTTGCGGTGTCCTTGCGCTTGGTGGTGGCCCATCCGGGCGCTCGGTTTGACAGAAGTGCACAGATTGGCTTCCTGGAGAGCAGCCTGTTGCAGGGACTGGTGACGATGAAGGAGCTGGAGCCCAAAGCTGACATGTGCACAAAG ATACTGGTGTGGCACACGCGCACCGAGAAGCCCAAGATAAAGAGGGAAGAGATCATGCAGAAACAGGGTATGGGCTCCGACCTCAACGTGGAGGTGTGA
- the naa40 gene encoding N-alpha-acetyltransferase 40 isoform X2, whose translation MDAVCAKVDAANKLEDPLSAFPVFKKYDRNGLNLQIVSKRVSALGSEITEWAYELTRANMQTLYEQSEWGWKEREKREELKDERAWYLVALDADSAPVAFSHFRFDVECGDEVLYCYEVQLEAKVRRKGLGKFLIQILQLIANSTQMKKVMLTVFKHNQGAYQFFREALQFEIDETSPSMSGCCGEDCTYEILSRRTKYGEASGPSHGGGHCGGCCH comes from the exons CTCGAGGACCCGCTGTCTGCCTTCCCTGTATTCAAAAAATATGACCGGAATGG acTGAACCTGCAGATTGTGTCCAAGCGAGTGTCTGCTCTCGGCTCGGAGATCACAGAGTGGGCGTATGAGCTGACCAGGGCCAACATGCAGACACT CTATGAACAGAGCGAGTGGGGCtggaaggaaagagagaagagggaGGAGCTGAAGGATGAGAGGGCGTGGTACCTTGTGGCTCTTGACGCAGACTCCGCCCCCGTCGCCTTCTCCCACTTCCGGTTTGACGTGGAGTGTGGGGATGAGGTCCTGTACTG TTACGAAGTGCAGCTCGAGGCCAAAGTCAGGAGGAAAGGGCTGGGTAAATTCCTCAtccagatcctgcagctgaTTGCCAACAG CACACAGATGAAGAAAGTGATGCTGACTGTATTCAAACACAACCAGGGAGCGTACCAGTTCTTCAGAGAAGCCTTACA GTTTGAGATCGACGAGACCTCACCAAGCATGTCTGGCTGCTGTGGTGAAGACTGCACCTATGAGATTCTCAGCCGACGGACAAAATATGGCGAGGCCTCAGGCCCCTCCCATGGAGGCGGCCACTGCGGCGGCTGCTGCCATTAA